CTCATTTAGAAATTTATCTTTGCCCACGACTACTGCATTTTCCAAACTGCCGCCTTTGGCCAATCCGTGCGCTTTGAGATAGGCCAATTCTTCTTCAAATCCAAAAGTGCGAGCCGGAGCAATCTGTGCCACATAATTTTCAGTTGAAAACGATAAGGTGTATTCCTGACGGCCTACCAAGGGATGTTTGTGTTCGTATACAAAGGTAAAAGTAAGTTGATCCGACGGCTCGGCCGCATACGAGATATTACCGGCAGAATAAGTAACCGGTTTTTTAAGATTTAATAGCGGTTCTTCTTCTGTTAAATCCGTCAGACCGGCTTTTTGCAAATGTTCGATATATACTTTGGCAGATCCGTCCATAATCGGCGGTTCCGGTCCATCCATTTCAACGCATACATCTGTTAGCCCTAAAGCGTGCAGGGCAGATAGAACGTGTTCCACGGTCCATACTTCGGCCGTTTCATTCTTTAGATTGGTGCCGCGCAGGGTAGAACCTACGTGAGCCAAATCGGCCGGGATAGGGGCAGAACCGGCTAAGTCCACTCTGACGAAGTGAATTCCGTCTTGGGCCGGCTTGAAAGTCATAGTAGCCGGGGCTCCCGTATGTATGCCTACGCCACTTACAGAAACAGATGTTAAAATGGTTTTTCTCATGTTATTTCTCTACTGCTTTTTTAAGTGCTTTTAATTCTTTATACAGTTCCGGTAATTTACCCTCGATAGCCATAATGCGCAGGGTTTCTTTCATCGGGCGTGCCGGAGAGCCAAAATAGGTTTGTCCGGCCGGTATATCCGAAGTGACACCGGTTTGGGCGGCGAGTACCACTTTGTCTCCCACGTGCACATGGCCTGTAATACCCACTTGTCCGGCCGCAATTACACCGCTTCCGATCGTGGTGGTACCGGCCACGCCTACTTGGGCACACATAATCGTACTTTGCCCTACCTTTACATTATGCGCAATTTGGACGAGATTGTCTACCTTCGTGTTGGCACCTACTACGGTGTGGGCCAGTTTAGCCCGGTCTACACAGCTGTTAGCTTGGATTTCGACATCATCTTCTAAAATTACATTTCCAATCTGTGGAATTTTATGGTGGCGGCCTTCGTGGAAGATAAAGCCAAATCCATCA
The nucleotide sequence above comes from Elusimicrobiaceae bacterium. Encoded proteins:
- the lpxC gene encoding UDP-3-O-[3-hydroxymyristoyl] N-acetylglucosamine deacetylase codes for the protein MRKTILTSVSVSGVGIHTGAPATMTFKPAQDGIHFVRVDLAGSAPIPADLAHVGSTLRGTNLKNETAEVWTVEHVLSALHALGLTDVCVEMDGPEPPIMDGSAKVYIEHLQKAGLTDLTEEEPLLNLKKPVTYSAGNISYAAEPSDQLTFTFVYEHKHPLVGRQEYTLSFSTENYVAQIAPARTFGFEEELAYLKAHGLAKGGSLENAVVVGKDKFLNELRFPDELVRHKILDLVGDLRLIGKRLPPLKITCHMGGHKHNVLFGRLLLANAEEK